The DNA window TGCGATTCGATTGCTTTGGCCATTGGGCAGGGGATGGATATGAGTCTATTTAATGGTTGGGATAAAAAAGATGCACTCAAGTTAGACCGTGGGGTTATTGCTGCGGAAAGAGGAACTTGTCGAACTTCTGTTAAGGGCATTTATGCGGGAGGTGACGCTGCTTTTGGAGCTGCTCTCTTTATTACGGCTATTAGACATGGTCAAGAAGCGGCACGAGCCATTGATGAGGATCTTCAAAATGCCCATCCCTATCAAGAATTTGTGGGCGAATTTACTGAATTACCTCCTATGCGGGATAAAACTTACCTCCGAACAAAATGGGCTTTGCCATCCATGCAGCCCCCAAGTGTACGTGTAAATAATCTCAATATGGTGGAAAACAACTATACAGATGAAGAAGCTCATCAGCAATCAAATCGTTGTTTACAGTGTCATGTAAGCCCTGTTTTTGATGGAACATTATGCATCAAATGCAATGGATGTGTCGATGTTTGTCCTTGTAATTGTTTAAAGCAGGTTCCGATTAGCAAGTTAAACTTGGATCTGGGAGAAGGGGATTTGCGTAAAGCTGTGGATAATTTCTATGGGGTCGACTCGGCCAGCATGAGCCCTTCAGAACTTTCGATCATGGGAACAGCTATGTTAAAAGATGAAGATTTGTGTATTCGATGTGGGTTATGTGCAGAGAAGTGTCCAACCCAGGCTGTAACCATGGATGCGATGAATTATTCTTTCAGGTGGATTGGCTAAGATGTTTTGGGATCTCATTTTAACCCTTTTGCTTGCTGTAGGAGGGATATGCGTGTACTTATATTATTTAAAAAAAGGTCAATTTGAAGATCCGGAAGATGTCAAATACCAGATGTTTCGTGATGAGGAGTAAAGGCAATGCCAAAATATCGTAATTCTTTAAATGTAGATCCAGATGATAAGGATCCTTTAATTTCGCGTCGCTCTTTTCTTGCATTAATGGGAGTCGGAGCGTGTTTGATCGGTGTTGGGCAAATGGTGGGTGCTTCTTTTTTAGGATTTTTATATCCGAATGCGATGAAGGTTCCTCCTAGCATTTTTTCTCTAGGGCGTCCTGAAGAGGTGCTTTCCAAAGATGCCAAAGTATTCGATCCAAAGCAAAAAGTGTTTGTCGAAACACAGTCGGGAAAAGTCCGTGTTCAGACGGCTGTATGTACACATTTGGGTTGTACGGTCAATTTAGTTGAAACGGGATATGCCTGTCCTTGCCATGGCTCAACATATGATCAATATGGAAGAAATACAGGCGGACCTGCTCCTTTGCCATTAGTGTATTTTCTTGTTTTTTTGGGCGCCTCTGGAGAGATCATGGTGGATAAATCGAAAACAACCCTTGATTGGTCAAAAGCATGGTTTACCCCTACTGTATAAATATGATTATTTTGGAGATTGAATAAATATGGAAGTTTTCCAGGGAAGACCTCGAGAAACGTGGGGAGAATATCTTCTTAATCTGCCTGCTTTGTTTGTGCGATCCATTTTCAGACATAACTATCCAAATAATGATGTTGACCGCTCCGAAATTGTCTTTAAGAATTTCTTTTTGCATTTCCACCCTGTCAAATGTCACAAGCACTCGCTTGATCCTTTTTATACCTTGGGTTTAGGCGTAATCACGATGAGCTTGTTTCTTCTTTTAGTTTTTACAGGGGTTGTTTTGATGTTTTATTACATCCCCGCAGAAGATCGTGCATACGACATCATGAAAGATTGGCAAGACACAACCCCTTTTGCCATGATGTATCGTAACATGCACCGTTGGAGTGCTCACTTGATGGTTTTGTTTGTTTTCTTGCATATGTCAAGGGTTTTTTACACGGGATCCTATAAAGGAACAAGACGCTTTAATTGGGTGATTGGAGTCATTTTGATGGTATTGACCCTGCTCTTATCTTTTACCGGGTATTTGCTTCCTTGGGATCAGCTTGCCTTTTGGGCGATTACGGTGGGTTCCAACATTGCGGGATATGTCCCTAATATTCCAGGATTTGAACACAATATCAATCGGGTGATGCTTCTAGCCTCCACGAATGTTGGACAAGATGCTTTAATTCGCTTTTATGTTTTGCATGTCGCTTTTTTACCTTTATTAGCTGGCACATTAATTGGCGTGCATTTTTGGCGCATCCGTAAGGACGGTGGACTTTCCAGGCCTCCAGATCGGATTATTCCTGACCCATTGCGCGTTGTGCAGAGATCGGATACGAAAGAGTCTTTTGCTCCTGGTGTCAAACGCACATATGGTCTGATGGAATTGGTGAGAGGCACATGTCCCACTGTTGATAAAGGGCCTTACCAGTTTGTATTCACCTGGCCTCATTTGCTGAGGGCTGAGTTGGTGGCATTTTTGTTAACAACGGCCCTTGTTTTATGTCTTTCGTTTATCGACGCGCCTTTGGAAGAACCGGCCAATCCCACCAAACCTCCGAACCCTTCTAAAGCTCCTTGGTACTTTTTGGGTCTTCAAGAAATGGTGGCATATGATGCTTTTTGGGGTGGTGTAGGTGTGCCAACGGCAATCATTTTGGGGTTAATGGCCATTCCTTATTTGGACAGAAATCCTCAAGGTCAAGGTGTGTGGTTCCATCGTAGTCGTTATTTAGCCATATTCCTCTATACGGCATTTATGACGTTTCAAGGTCTTTTAATCATTGTAGGGACTTATTTTCGAGGAGCTAACTGGGGATGGGTTTGGCCATGGACAGAAAATTTTGCGAGACACTGATGCAAGGAGTATTTAGGAATGCGTTCTGACTTATACCAAATC is part of the Parachlamydia acanthamoebae genome and encodes:
- a CDS encoding cbb3-type cytochrome oxidase assembly protein; amino-acid sequence: MFWDLILTLLLAVGGICVYLYYLKKGQFEDPEDVKYQMFRDEE
- a CDS encoding ubiquinol-cytochrome c reductase iron-sulfur subunit, giving the protein MPKYRNSLNVDPDDKDPLISRRSFLALMGVGACLIGVGQMVGASFLGFLYPNAMKVPPSIFSLGRPEEVLSKDAKVFDPKQKVFVETQSGKVRVQTAVCTHLGCTVNLVETGYACPCHGSTYDQYGRNTGGPAPLPLVYFLVFLGASGEIMVDKSKTTLDWSKAWFTPTV
- a CDS encoding cytochrome b N-terminal domain-containing protein codes for the protein MEVFQGRPRETWGEYLLNLPALFVRSIFRHNYPNNDVDRSEIVFKNFFLHFHPVKCHKHSLDPFYTLGLGVITMSLFLLLVFTGVVLMFYYIPAEDRAYDIMKDWQDTTPFAMMYRNMHRWSAHLMVLFVFLHMSRVFYTGSYKGTRRFNWVIGVILMVLTLLLSFTGYLLPWDQLAFWAITVGSNIAGYVPNIPGFEHNINRVMLLASTNVGQDALIRFYVLHVAFLPLLAGTLIGVHFWRIRKDGGLSRPPDRIIPDPLRVVQRSDTKESFAPGVKRTYGLMELVRGTCPTVDKGPYQFVFTWPHLLRAELVAFLLTTALVLCLSFIDAPLEEPANPTKPPNPSKAPWYFLGLQEMVAYDAFWGGVGVPTAIILGLMAIPYLDRNPQGQGVWFHRSRYLAIFLYTAFMTFQGLLIIVGTYFRGANWGWVWPWTENFARH